In Streptomyces durocortorensis, a genomic segment contains:
- a CDS encoding SRPBCC family protein, whose product MAQVEATTERIIAADAEAVFDALADYKDVRGKVLTGHFSEYEVREGGDGEGTLVHWKLQATSKRVRDCLLEVSEPTDGQLVEKDRNSSMVTTWTVTPAGEGRSKAVVTTVWDGAGGIGGFFERTFAPKGLGRIYDELLQNLATEVEK is encoded by the coding sequence ATGGCGCAGGTCGAGGCCACGACGGAGCGGATCATCGCGGCGGACGCGGAGGCGGTGTTCGACGCGCTGGCCGACTACAAGGACGTCCGCGGCAAGGTGCTGACCGGGCACTTCAGCGAGTACGAGGTCCGCGAGGGCGGCGACGGCGAGGGCACCCTGGTCCACTGGAAGCTCCAGGCCACCAGCAAGCGCGTCCGGGACTGCCTGCTGGAGGTCAGCGAGCCGACCGACGGGCAGCTCGTCGAGAAGGACCGCAACTCCTCCATGGTCACCACCTGGACGGTCACCCCGGCCGGTGAGGGCAGGTCCAAGGCCGTGGTCACCACCGTCTGGGACGGCGCGGGCGGCATCGGCGGCTTCTTCGAGCGGACCTTCGCCCCCAAGGGCCTCGGCAGGATCTACGACGAGCTGCTCCAGAACCTCGCCACCGAGGTCGAGAAGTAG
- a CDS encoding 3-hydroxyacyl-CoA dehydrogenase family protein: MDTPLSTIAVVGLGTMGTGIAEVLALAGREVIGIDISEAAARQAIASLEASTARAVGRGRITEQERSAALARFRTSDDLRAAADAELVIEVTPETYEIKQQVFRELDAIVSPTAILATGTNALSVTRLAAESRHPERVLGLHFFNPAPAMKLVEVVSSVLTAPPAVEAVTRLARELGKEPVAVGDRPGFVADGLLFGYLNQAAAMYEANYASREDIDAAMKLGCGLPMGPLALLDLIGIDTARTVLEAMYAASHDRLHAPAPVLGQLSEAGLTGRKAGRGFYTYDAPGGQTAVPDALTPSAESAAGAGRAVASVGVAGSGTMASGIAEVFAKAGYAVVLAARGQEKADLAKGRIAKSLERSVSKGRLTAEARDETLGRITAAGSLDAFAEVDLAVEAVAEDLEIKQQLFATLDKVCRPGAVLATTTSSLPVIAIARATARPADVIGMHFFNPAPAMKLVEVVRTVLTADDVHATVRAVCTKIRKHPVDCGDRAGFIVNALLFPYLNNAIKMVEEHYASLDDIDAAMKLGGGYPMGPFELLDVVGLDVSLAIEKVLHKEFRDPGLAPAPLLEHLVAAGCLGRKTGRGFREYARR, from the coding sequence ATGGACACCCCTCTCTCCACCATCGCCGTCGTCGGCCTCGGCACCATGGGCACCGGCATCGCCGAGGTCCTGGCCCTGGCGGGCCGCGAGGTCATCGGCATCGACATCAGCGAGGCGGCCGCCCGGCAGGCCATCGCCTCCCTCGAAGCGTCCACCGCACGGGCCGTGGGGCGCGGGCGGATCACCGAGCAGGAGCGGTCCGCCGCGCTCGCCCGGTTCCGTACGTCCGACGATCTGCGGGCCGCCGCCGATGCCGAACTGGTCATCGAGGTGACGCCGGAGACGTACGAGATCAAGCAGCAGGTGTTCCGGGAGCTGGACGCGATCGTCTCGCCCACCGCGATCCTGGCCACCGGCACCAACGCGCTGTCGGTGACCCGGCTCGCCGCCGAGTCCCGGCATCCCGAGCGCGTCCTCGGGCTGCACTTCTTCAACCCGGCGCCCGCGATGAAGCTGGTCGAGGTGGTCTCCTCGGTGCTGACCGCGCCGCCCGCCGTCGAGGCCGTCACCAGGCTGGCCCGGGAGCTGGGCAAGGAGCCCGTCGCGGTCGGCGACCGGCCCGGGTTCGTCGCGGACGGGCTGCTGTTCGGCTACCTCAACCAGGCCGCCGCGATGTACGAGGCGAACTACGCCTCCCGTGAGGACATCGACGCGGCGATGAAGCTGGGCTGCGGGCTGCCGATGGGCCCGCTCGCCCTGCTGGACCTGATCGGCATCGACACCGCCCGCACCGTCCTGGAGGCCATGTACGCCGCCTCCCACGACCGGCTGCACGCCCCGGCCCCCGTCCTCGGCCAGCTCAGCGAGGCGGGCCTGACCGGACGCAAGGCGGGGCGCGGCTTCTACACGTACGACGCCCCGGGCGGACAGACCGCGGTGCCCGACGCCCTGACCCCTTCGGCGGAATCGGCCGCCGGAGCCGGGCGCGCAGTGGCCTCCGTCGGCGTCGCGGGCTCCGGAACGATGGCCTCCGGGATCGCGGAGGTGTTCGCCAAGGCCGGGTACGCCGTGGTCCTGGCGGCCCGCGGCCAGGAGAAGGCGGACCTCGCCAAGGGCCGGATCGCCAAGTCGCTGGAGCGATCGGTGTCCAAGGGGCGGCTGACCGCCGAGGCCCGGGACGAGACGCTGGGCCGGATCACGGCGGCCGGTTCGCTGGACGCGTTCGCCGAGGTCGACCTCGCGGTGGAGGCGGTCGCGGAGGACCTGGAGATCAAGCAGCAGCTGTTCGCCACGCTGGACAAGGTCTGCCGGCCCGGCGCGGTGCTCGCCACCACCACCTCCTCGCTGCCGGTCATCGCCATCGCCCGGGCGACCGCGCGGCCCGCGGACGTCATCGGGATGCACTTCTTCAACCCGGCGCCCGCGATGAAGCTGGTCGAGGTGGTCCGCACGGTCCTGACCGCCGACGATGTGCACGCCACGGTCCGTGCGGTGTGCACGAAGATCCGCAAGCACCCGGTCGACTGCGGGGACCGGGCCGGGTTCATCGTGAACGCGCTGCTGTTCCCGTACCTCAACAACGCGATCAAGATGGTCGAGGAGCACTACGCCTCGCTGGACGACATCGACGCGGCGATGAAGCTGGGCGGCGGGTACCCGATGGGCCCGTTCGAACTGCTCGACGTGGTCGGCCTGGATGTCTCGCTGGCCATCGAGAAGGTGCTGCACAAGGAGTTCCGCGACCCGGGCCTGGCCCCAGCGCCGCTGCTGGAGCACCTGGTCGCCGCGGGCTGCCTCGGCCGCAAGACGGGGCGCGGCTTCCGCGAATATGCCCGTCGCTGA
- a CDS encoding M20/M25/M40 family metallo-hydrolase produces MADAPGRLGPVDRQALDEVVTFTSELIRIDTTNRGGGDCRERPAAEYVAERLADAGLRPTLLERTPGRTNVVARIPGTDPTADALLVHGHLDVVPAEPADWSVHPFSGEVSDGVVWGRGAVDMKNMDAMVLAVVRGWAREGFRPRRDIVIAYTADEEDSAADGSGFLADRHAQLFEGCTEGISESGAFTFHAGGGLSLYPIAAGERGTGWLKLTAEGRAGHGSKVNGENAVSALAAAVARIGEHEWPIRLTPTVRAAITEIAALHGITADPDDPGFDVAELLGKLGPAASLVENTVRNSSNPTMLDAGYKVNVIPGHATAFIDGRTVPGGDDEFRATLDRLTGPRVSWEFHHREGALQAPIDSPTYAKLRAAVERFDPGAHTVPYCMSGGTDAKQFARLGITGYGFTPLKLPVGFDYQRLFHGVDERVPVDALHFGVRVLDHYLRTA; encoded by the coding sequence ATGGCTGACGCCCCCGGCCGGCTCGGTCCCGTGGACCGGCAGGCGCTCGACGAGGTGGTGACGTTCACCTCCGAGCTCATCCGGATCGACACCACCAACCGGGGCGGCGGCGACTGCCGGGAGCGTCCGGCCGCCGAGTACGTCGCCGAGCGGCTCGCGGACGCCGGACTCCGGCCGACCCTGCTGGAGCGGACCCCCGGCCGGACCAACGTCGTCGCCCGCATCCCCGGCACCGACCCGACGGCCGACGCGCTGCTCGTCCACGGCCATCTCGACGTGGTGCCCGCCGAGCCCGCCGACTGGAGCGTGCACCCCTTCTCCGGCGAGGTGAGCGACGGAGTCGTGTGGGGGCGGGGTGCCGTCGACATGAAGAACATGGACGCGATGGTCCTCGCCGTCGTACGCGGCTGGGCCCGCGAGGGGTTCCGGCCCCGGCGCGACATCGTCATCGCGTACACCGCCGACGAGGAGGACAGCGCAGCCGACGGCTCCGGCTTCCTCGCCGACCGGCACGCACAGCTCTTCGAGGGCTGCACGGAGGGCATCAGCGAGTCCGGGGCGTTCACCTTCCACGCCGGGGGCGGCCTCTCGCTGTACCCGATCGCCGCGGGCGAACGCGGCACCGGCTGGCTGAAGCTCACCGCCGAGGGCCGGGCCGGGCACGGCTCCAAGGTCAACGGGGAGAACGCGGTGAGCGCGCTCGCCGCCGCCGTCGCCCGGATCGGCGAACACGAGTGGCCCATCCGCCTCACCCCGACCGTGCGCGCCGCGATCACCGAGATCGCCGCCCTGCACGGCATCACCGCCGACCCCGACGACCCCGGCTTCGACGTCGCCGAGCTCCTCGGCAAGCTCGGCCCCGCCGCGTCCCTCGTCGAGAACACCGTCCGCAACAGCAGCAACCCGACGATGCTGGACGCCGGTTACAAGGTCAACGTCATTCCCGGCCATGCCACCGCCTTCATCGACGGGCGCACGGTCCCCGGCGGCGACGACGAGTTCCGGGCGACCCTGGACCGGCTCACCGGCCCCCGCGTCTCCTGGGAGTTCCACCACCGCGAGGGGGCCCTCCAGGCCCCGATCGACTCGCCGACGTACGCCAAGCTGCGCGCTGCCGTCGAGCGGTTCGACCCGGGCGCGCACACCGTGCCGTACTGCATGTCCGGCGGAACCGACGCCAAGCAGTTCGCCCGCCTGGGCATCACCGGCTACGGCTTCACCCCGCTGAAGCTCCCCGTCGGCTTCGACTACCAGCGCCTCTTCCACGGCGTCGACGAACGCGTACCCGTCGACGCCCTCCACTTCGGCGTCCGCGTGCTCGACCACTACCTGCGCACCGCCTGA
- a CDS encoding S9 family peptidase codes for MNTVPAPAAPYGTWPSPIDAALAASHDGRPDHLGTVGDEVWWTEPRPAEGGRRALMRRRADGSTAPVLPVPWNARSRVIEYGGQPWAGAVREDGELLVVFVHFTDQRLYAYAPDGTGEPWPLTPVSELGGGRRWVDPQLRLEQGSEGEVWCVLEEFTGPAPTDVRRVLAAVPLDGSAADDRSAIRELSDGRHRFVTGPRISHDGRRAAWIAWDHPRMPWDGTVVMLAEITEAGELAGVRPLVGDVQESVCQIEWDRDGSLLFVSDLAGWWELQRIRPDAVAGGVVPSSRLLPPRGEEFGGPLWKIGLRWFHPLDNGLIAVLHGKGTTRLGILDPETGELADVPGPWTAWADTLTVHGSLVVGVAAGPRTGYEVIELDTATGHTRTIGAPHRDPVDPAYYPVPEDRTFTGPDGREIHAHLYPPHSPDRTGPEGGKPPYVMWAHGGPTGHAPLVLDLEIAYFTSRGIGVAEVNYGGSTGYGRRYRERLRGEWGVVDVADCAAVASALVEEGAADPDRLAIRGGSAGGWTAAASLTGTDLYACGTIIYPILDLEGWATDETHDFESRYLESLVGPYAEVPERYRERSPINRTDRLTSQFLLLQGLDDVICPPAQCERFLAAVAGRGIAHAYLAFEGESHGFRRAETLVRALEAELSLYAQTFGIEHPDVPRLELTT; via the coding sequence GTGAACACCGTGCCCGCGCCCGCAGCCCCGTACGGAACCTGGCCGTCGCCGATCGACGCGGCCCTCGCCGCCTCGCACGACGGCAGGCCCGACCATCTCGGCACCGTCGGCGACGAGGTGTGGTGGACCGAGCCGCGCCCCGCCGAGGGCGGTCGCCGCGCCCTGATGCGCCGCCGCGCCGACGGCAGCACCGCCCCGGTGCTGCCCGTCCCGTGGAACGCCCGCAGCCGGGTCATCGAGTACGGCGGACAGCCCTGGGCGGGCGCGGTGCGCGAGGACGGCGAACTCCTCGTGGTGTTCGTCCACTTCACCGACCAGCGGCTGTACGCCTACGCCCCCGACGGGACCGGTGAGCCGTGGCCGCTCACCCCGGTCTCGGAGCTCGGCGGGGGGCGGCGCTGGGTCGACCCCCAACTGCGCCTGGAGCAAGGGTCAGAGGGGGAGGTGTGGTGCGTGCTGGAGGAGTTCACCGGACCCGCCCCGACCGATGTGCGCCGGGTCCTCGCCGCCGTACCGCTGGACGGCTCGGCGGCCGACGACCGCTCGGCGATCCGTGAACTCTCCGACGGCCGGCACCGGTTCGTCACCGGCCCCCGGATCTCCCACGACGGGCGGCGGGCCGCCTGGATCGCCTGGGACCACCCGCGGATGCCCTGGGACGGCACGGTGGTGATGCTGGCGGAGATCACGGAGGCCGGTGAACTCGCCGGCGTACGGCCCCTGGTGGGAGATGTCCAGGAATCGGTCTGCCAGATCGAGTGGGACCGCGACGGCAGCCTCCTGTTCGTCTCCGACCTCGCCGGCTGGTGGGAGCTCCAGCGCATCCGCCCCGACGCCGTGGCGGGTGGCGTGGTGCCCAGCAGTCGCCTTCTGCCTCCCCGGGGCGAGGAGTTCGGCGGGCCGCTGTGGAAGATCGGGCTGCGCTGGTTCCACCCGCTGGACAACGGGCTGATCGCCGTCCTGCACGGCAAGGGCACCACCCGCCTGGGCATCCTCGACCCGGAGACCGGCGAACTCGCCGACGTGCCCGGCCCGTGGACCGCCTGGGCCGACACGCTCACCGTCCACGGCAGCCTGGTCGTCGGCGTCGCCGCCGGCCCCCGCACCGGCTACGAGGTCATCGAGCTGGACACCGCCACCGGGCACACCCGGACCATCGGCGCACCCCACCGCGACCCGGTCGATCCGGCCTACTACCCCGTGCCCGAGGACCGCACCTTCACCGGCCCCGACGGCCGCGAGATCCACGCCCACCTCTACCCGCCGCACAGCCCCGACCGCACCGGACCCGAGGGCGGGAAACCCCCGTACGTCATGTGGGCGCACGGCGGCCCCACCGGCCACGCGCCGCTCGTTCTCGACCTGGAGATCGCCTACTTCACCTCGCGCGGCATCGGCGTCGCCGAGGTCAACTACGGCGGCTCCACCGGCTACGGCCGCCGCTACCGGGAGCGGCTGCGCGGCGAGTGGGGCGTCGTCGACGTGGCGGACTGCGCGGCCGTCGCCTCGGCCCTGGTCGAGGAGGGGGCCGCCGATCCGGACCGGCTCGCGATCCGGGGCGGCAGCGCGGGCGGCTGGACCGCCGCCGCGTCCCTGACCGGCACGGACCTGTACGCCTGCGGGACGATCATCTACCCCATCCTGGACCTCGAAGGGTGGGCCACCGACGAGACCCATGACTTCGAGTCGCGCTATCTGGAGTCCCTCGTCGGCCCGTACGCCGAGGTGCCCGAGCGCTACCGCGAACGCTCCCCGATCAACCGCACCGACCGGCTGACCTCCCAGTTCCTGCTGCTCCAGGGCCTGGACGACGTGATCTGCCCGCCCGCCCAGTGCGAGCGGTTCCTCGCCGCCGTCGCGGGCCGGGGCATCGCCCACGCCTACCTCGCCTTCGAGGGCGAGAGCCACGGCTTCCGGCGCGCGGAGACGCTGGTCCGCGCGCTGGAGGCCGAACTCTCCCTCTACGCACAGACGTTCGGCATCGAGCACCCCGACGTGCCCCGGCTGGAGCTGACGACGTGA
- a CDS encoding M55 family metallopeptidase: MKILISADMEGATGVTWPADVLPGTPQWERCRSMFTSDVNAAALGFYDGGADQVLVNEAHWSMRNLLLEHMDERVQMLTGKHKSLSMVEGIQHGDVDAVAFVGYHTGAGTEGVLAHTYLANSITGVWLNGVRASEGLLNAHVAAEYGVPVILVTGDDLTCVDAEGYAPDARKVAVKDHVSRYAAVCRTPARTAADIRAAAKDATALAGRREPVTGGTFTVELEFDAEHLAAAATVVPGVAATGERRVAYTGATMYEGIRTFKAVTTIVSAAVEEQYG; this comes from the coding sequence ATGAAGATCCTCATCAGCGCCGACATGGAGGGCGCCACCGGAGTGACCTGGCCGGCCGACGTGCTGCCGGGGACTCCTCAGTGGGAGCGCTGCCGGTCGATGTTCACCTCCGACGTGAACGCGGCGGCCCTCGGCTTCTACGACGGCGGCGCCGACCAGGTCCTGGTCAACGAGGCCCACTGGTCGATGCGGAACCTGCTGCTGGAGCACATGGACGAACGGGTCCAGATGCTCACCGGCAAACACAAGTCGCTCTCCATGGTGGAGGGCATCCAGCACGGCGACGTGGACGCGGTGGCCTTCGTCGGCTATCACACAGGCGCCGGCACGGAGGGCGTCCTCGCCCACACCTACCTCGCCAACTCCATCACCGGCGTCTGGCTCAACGGGGTCCGCGCGAGCGAGGGCCTGCTCAACGCGCATGTCGCCGCCGAGTACGGTGTCCCCGTCATCCTTGTCACCGGCGACGACCTGACCTGCGTGGACGCCGAGGGATACGCCCCCGACGCCCGCAAGGTCGCCGTCAAGGACCACGTCTCCCGCTACGCGGCGGTGTGCCGCACCCCGGCCCGTACCGCCGCCGACATCCGGGCGGCGGCGAAGGACGCCACCGCGCTCGCGGGGCGGCGGGAGCCCGTCACCGGAGGGACGTTCACCGTGGAGCTGGAGTTCGACGCCGAACATCTGGCGGCCGCGGCGACCGTGGTGCCCGGTGTGGCGGCGACCGGCGAGAGGCGCGTCGCGTACACCGGCGCGACGATGTACGAAGGCATTCGCACGTTCAAGGCGGTGACGACGATCGTGTCGGCCGCTGTGGAGGAACAATATGGCTGA
- a CDS encoding Rv2578c family radical SAM protein — translation MRWDNLAENRSTAGNSALFAADAVTTRTFDTPEFRGITFHEIRARSILNRVPGASRMPFEWTVNPYRGCTHACVYCFARKTHSYLDLDTGIGFDSQIVVKVNAAELLQRELASRHWRGEHIAMGTNVDCYQRAEGRYRLMPGIIAALRDRANPFSILTKGTLILRDLELLRQAAEVTEIGVSVSVGFTDRELWRTVEPGTPSPERRLDVVRALTDAGIGCSVLMAPVIPFLGDRPEQLRTTVAAIATAGATSVTPLVLHLRPGAREWYLHWLGQHHPQLVPRYERMYADGSYAPTWYQRRITRQVHELADEFGIGPAQRGEARRIAPDPAPAATPESGPTQLTLL, via the coding sequence ATGCGCTGGGACAATCTGGCCGAAAACCGCTCGACGGCCGGGAACAGCGCGCTCTTCGCCGCGGACGCGGTGACCACGCGCACGTTCGACACCCCGGAGTTCCGGGGCATCACCTTCCACGAGATCCGGGCCCGTTCGATCCTGAACCGGGTGCCCGGGGCTTCGCGGATGCCGTTCGAATGGACGGTCAACCCCTACCGGGGCTGCACTCACGCCTGCGTGTACTGCTTCGCCCGCAAGACCCACAGCTACCTGGACCTGGACACGGGCATCGGCTTCGACTCCCAGATCGTCGTCAAGGTCAACGCGGCCGAGCTGCTCCAGCGGGAGCTGGCCTCCCGGCACTGGCGGGGCGAGCACATCGCGATGGGCACCAATGTCGACTGCTACCAGCGGGCCGAGGGCCGGTACCGGTTGATGCCCGGCATCATCGCCGCCCTGCGCGACCGGGCGAACCCCTTCTCGATCCTGACGAAGGGCACGCTGATCCTGCGGGACCTGGAGCTGCTGCGGCAGGCGGCCGAGGTCACCGAGATCGGTGTCTCGGTCTCCGTGGGCTTCACCGACCGGGAGCTGTGGCGGACTGTCGAGCCGGGCACTCCCTCCCCCGAACGCCGCCTGGACGTGGTGCGGGCCCTCACCGACGCGGGGATCGGTTGCTCGGTCCTGATGGCCCCGGTCATCCCCTTCCTCGGCGACCGCCCGGAGCAGCTGCGCACCACCGTCGCCGCCATCGCCACCGCCGGGGCGACCTCGGTGACCCCGCTCGTCCTGCATCTGCGCCCCGGCGCGCGCGAGTGGTACCTGCACTGGCTCGGTCAGCACCATCCGCAGCTGGTGCCGCGCTACGAACGGATGTACGCGGACGGCTCGTACGCCCCCACGTGGTACCAGCGCCGGATCACCCGTCAGGTGCACGAGCTGGCGGACGAGTTCGGCATCGGACCGGCGCAGCGCGGCGAGGCCCGCCGTATCGCTCCCGACCCGGCCCCGGCCGCCACCCCGGAGTCCGGCCCCACCCAGCTGACTCTGCTTTAG
- a CDS encoding S66 peptidase family protein, whose amino-acid sequence MTREKRGPAAPLARPPRLRPGSRVAVVAPSGPVPADRLEEGLAILRDWGLDLVVGLHVLSVHPELDYLAGADADRAKDLQAAWCDPSVDAVLCARGGYGAHRMVDLVDWAAIRAAGPKAFVGYSDITALHEAFALRAGFATLHGPMVATDAFLKDPAAREHLRATLFEPETVRTLGLDTAAALVPGRARGVTFGGCVSLLAAGTGTPGGRTGARGGLLVIEDTGEEPYRLDGILTRLLRSGALEGVAGIVCGSWQECGPYEKVRAVLADRFGPLGIPVAEELGFGHGDAAPTIPLGVPAVLNAPSEGGRCTLTVEVPALL is encoded by the coding sequence GTGACGCGCGAGAAGCGCGGCCCGGCGGCTCCCCTCGCTCGGCCGCCCCGGTTGCGCCCCGGTTCCCGGGTCGCCGTCGTGGCGCCCAGCGGTCCTGTCCCCGCCGACCGGCTGGAGGAGGGGCTCGCGATCCTGCGCGACTGGGGCCTCGACCTGGTTGTCGGCCTCCATGTCCTGTCCGTACACCCGGAGTTGGACTACCTCGCCGGGGCGGACGCGGACCGGGCGAAGGACCTTCAGGCCGCGTGGTGCGACCCGTCCGTGGACGCGGTGCTGTGCGCCCGGGGCGGGTACGGCGCGCACCGCATGGTCGACCTGGTCGACTGGGCAGCGATCCGGGCCGCCGGGCCCAAGGCCTTCGTCGGCTACAGCGACATCACCGCGCTGCACGAGGCGTTCGCTCTGCGGGCCGGGTTCGCCACGCTGCACGGGCCCATGGTCGCCACCGACGCGTTCCTGAAGGACCCGGCGGCCCGGGAGCATCTGCGCGCCACCCTCTTCGAGCCCGAGACCGTGCGCACCCTCGGCCTGGACACGGCGGCCGCCCTGGTCCCGGGGCGGGCGCGGGGCGTCACGTTCGGCGGGTGCGTCAGCCTGCTCGCCGCCGGCACCGGCACCCCGGGCGGCCGCACCGGGGCCCGGGGCGGGCTGCTGGTGATCGAGGACACCGGGGAGGAGCCCTACCGGCTCGACGGAATCCTCACCCGGCTGCTGCGGTCCGGCGCCCTGGAGGGGGTCGCCGGGATCGTCTGCGGGTCCTGGCAGGAGTGCGGGCCGTACGAGAAAGTCCGCGCCGTGCTCGCCGACCGGTTCGGGCCGCTCGGCATACCCGTGGCCGAGGAGCTGGGGTTCGGGCACGGGGATGCCGCGCCCACGATCCCCCTGGGCGTGCCCGCGGTGCTGAACGCGCCGTCGGAAGGCGGCCGTTGCACGCTGACCGTCGAGGTCCCCGCCCTGCTCTGA
- a CDS encoding adenylosuccinate lyase, which translates to MDEEFRSLMDRLEAEADGSPLYGRLAATEDAEELARVLVEPHRPLWAREMAAFRLGCAGDRRAFEALVLLLNHRDPERCVSAAHALARLADPRTPRAAAALATNTLRTAYALHPVRLLTALRAPESVPALVLTLQGLLAPGEPHWRVALACVEGLGHLGDDRARPVLTAALPHPRLGRAAAEALSRLPGE; encoded by the coding sequence ATGGATGAGGAGTTCCGTTCGCTCATGGACCGGCTGGAAGCCGAGGCCGACGGGTCGCCGCTGTACGGGCGGCTCGCCGCCACCGAGGACGCCGAGGAGCTCGCCCGCGTCCTCGTCGAACCGCACCGCCCCCTGTGGGCCAGGGAGATGGCCGCGTTCCGGCTCGGCTGTGCGGGCGACCGGCGGGCCTTCGAGGCGCTGGTGCTGCTGCTCAACCACCGCGACCCCGAGCGCTGTGTCTCCGCCGCCCACGCCCTGGCCCGCCTGGCCGACCCCCGCACCCCGAGAGCGGCCGCCGCCCTCGCCACGAACACCCTGCGCACCGCCTACGCCCTGCACCCGGTCCGCCTGCTCACCGCCCTGCGCGCCCCCGAGTCGGTCCCCGCCCTGGTGCTCACCCTCCAGGGGCTGCTGGCCCCCGGCGAGCCCCACTGGCGCGTCGCCCTGGCCTGCGTCGAGGGCCTCGGACACCTCGGCGACGACCGGGCCCGCCCGGTCCTCACGGCGGCGCTCCCGCACCCCCGGCTGGGCCGGGCCGCGGCGGAGGCGCTCAGCCGGTTGCCGGGGGAGTGA
- a CDS encoding alpha/beta hydrolase, whose protein sequence is MTKRAGILVAVGATVAGLLTAAPAPAAATGASTPPAPPLKWTDCPTENYPKLQCAKVRAPLDHTRPSGRQITLALSRVRHTGKAYQGPLLVNPGGPGGSGLAMAGFVASSLPKKVAAQYDVIGFDPRGVGKSTPALNCLPGHFDPVRPDSVPDSYRSERINRDRAEAFARACGEKHGDVLPYMDTVSAAKDLEVIRRALGSPQINYFGYSYGTYLGAVYAKLHPERVRRLVLDSVVDPDAVWYGGNLGQNYAFDDRHKAFAAWVAKHHAAYRLGTDPARVEAAWYRMRADLARKPAGGKVGASELEDTFLPGGYYNGYWPYLAEAFAAYVKKRDTEALVQVYENFGAVDASGDNSYSVYTAVQCRDAGWPRHWSTWRNDSRRIHDKAPFMTWNNTWYNAPCADWPVAPLHPRPVHNRELRPALILQATDDAATPYGGAVSMHRKLKGSSLVVEEGGGNHGITLSGNDCLDRHLTAYLADGTVPRGRGEADAVCPALPDPKPLPAEKATAQSVDNSKGSRLHGLLGFRR, encoded by the coding sequence ATGACGAAACGTGCAGGAATTCTTGTCGCCGTCGGCGCGACCGTCGCCGGTCTGCTGACCGCGGCGCCGGCCCCGGCCGCCGCCACCGGGGCGAGCACCCCGCCCGCCCCGCCGCTCAAGTGGACCGACTGCCCGACCGAGAACTACCCGAAGCTCCAGTGCGCGAAGGTCCGCGCCCCGCTGGACCACACCCGTCCGTCGGGCCGCCAGATCACGCTCGCGCTGTCCCGCGTCCGGCACACCGGGAAGGCCTACCAGGGCCCCCTGCTGGTCAACCCGGGCGGTCCGGGCGGCAGCGGTCTGGCGATGGCCGGGTTCGTGGCGTCCTCGCTGCCGAAGAAGGTCGCCGCCCAGTACGACGTGATCGGGTTCGACCCGCGCGGGGTCGGGAAGAGCACTCCGGCCCTGAACTGCCTGCCCGGGCACTTCGATCCGGTGCGCCCGGACTCGGTGCCGGACTCCTACCGCTCGGAGCGGATCAACCGCGACCGGGCCGAGGCCTTCGCCCGCGCCTGCGGCGAGAAGCACGGCGACGTGCTGCCGTACATGGACACGGTCAGCGCGGCCAAGGACCTCGAAGTGATCCGGCGGGCGCTGGGCTCCCCGCAGATCAACTACTTCGGATACTCCTACGGCACCTACCTCGGCGCGGTCTACGCCAAGCTGCACCCGGAGCGCGTGCGGCGCCTGGTCCTGGACTCCGTCGTCGACCCCGACGCGGTCTGGTACGGGGGCAACCTCGGCCAGAACTACGCGTTCGACGACCGCCACAAGGCCTTCGCCGCGTGGGTGGCGAAGCACCACGCCGCGTACCGTCTGGGCACCGACCCGGCCCGGGTCGAGGCCGCCTGGTACCGGATGCGGGCGGACCTGGCGCGCAAGCCCGCGGGCGGCAAGGTCGGCGCGAGCGAGCTGGAGGACACCTTCCTGCCGGGCGGGTACTACAACGGCTACTGGCCCTATCTCGCCGAGGCCTTCGCCGCGTACGTGAAGAAGCGGGACACCGAGGCACTGGTCCAGGTGTACGAGAACTTCGGCGCGGTCGACGCGAGCGGCGACAACAGCTACTCGGTCTACACGGCCGTCCAGTGCCGCGACGCGGGCTGGCCCCGGCACTGGAGCACCTGGCGCAACGACAGCCGCCGCATCCACGACAAGGCACCGTTCATGACGTGGAACAACACCTGGTACAACGCGCCGTGCGCCGACTGGCCGGTGGCGCCGCTGCATCCGCGTCCGGTCCACAACCGCGAGCTGCGCCCGGCGCTCATCCTCCAGGCCACCGACGACGCGGCGACCCCGTACGGCGGCGCGGTCAGCATGCACCGCAAACTCAAGGGCTCCAGCCTCGTCGTGGAGGAGGGCGGCGGCAACCACGGCATCACGCTGAGCGGCAACGACTGCCTGGACCGGCATCTGACGGCCTATCTGGCCGACGGGACCGTTCCGCGCGGCCGGGGCGAGGCGGACGCGGTCTGCCCGGCGCTGCCGGACCCGAAGCCGCTGCCCGCCGAGAAGGCGACGGCCCAGTCGGTGGACAACAGCAAGGGCAGCCGACTGCACGGCCTGCTCGGCTTCCGCCGCTGA